In a single window of the Candidatus Thorarchaeota archaeon genome:
- a CDS encoding type II toxin-antitoxin system death-on-curing family toxin, translated as MRYLTFDEIVVIHGRLIDAFGGEGVILSEEALENCVALPMMAVFGRETSSSLWLKAATLLHAIVTRHPFVDGNKRTAWTAAKVFLLVNGFRLSAQAEDAERVVLRTVKGEIGVKELARWIELHSKEV; from the coding sequence TTGAGGTATCTGACCTTCGATGAGATAGTCGTGATTCATGGACGACTGATTGATGCGTTTGGAGGAGAGGGTGTTATTCTGTCAGAAGAAGCGCTGGAGAACTGCGTGGCGCTCCCGATGATGGCAGTCTTCGGCAGAGAGACCAGCTCCTCGCTGTGGCTCAAAGCCGCAACGCTGCTTCATGCCATAGTGACAAGACACCCCTTTGTGGACGGGAACAAGCGTACCGCATGGACCGCCGCCAAGGTGTTCCTTCTGGTCAACGGCTTCCGGCTCTCTGCTCAGGCAGAAGACGCAGAGAGAGTCGTCCTGAGGACTGTCAAAGGAGAGATAGGTGTCAAGGAACTGGCCAGGTGGATTGAACTCCATTCGAAGGAGGTCTGA